One genomic segment of Hordeum vulgare subsp. vulgare chromosome 2H, MorexV3_pseudomolecules_assembly, whole genome shotgun sequence includes these proteins:
- the LOC123427870 gene encoding putative ABC transporter C family member 15, producing MEGGRSQLHSPLLLLRRMQEMFLAHTAGLLHGSPNSILSQHMQEWPEIYSPCFWTSTFVLIQLVFITSIVAQFLFKRIRSCRQRLKTATPENNKHSNQEQKNADIKLGVSYQASKVCCLLILATHILRIFFLQLQGRISGCKYPPFALGEGLHVLSWMILSLAVFNLEKTKSAKHPLIIRAWWIARFLQSIISVIFDLRSTLSDHGYIGFAELMDLFTLIICTYLFAISARGKTGITLINSSTTEPLLSPSAARQRETKRTSLYGKASVLDLVTFSWMTPLFVIGYKKPLDKNDVPDIDERDHADLLSDSFKRILADVENRHGLSTLSIYRAMFLFIRKKAIINAVFAILCACASYVGPSLINDLVRFLGGERKYGLQKGYLLAVAFLSAKVAETIAERQWIFGAQRLGMRLRAALISHIYQKGLRLSCSARQKHSSGEIINYMSVDIQRITEVMWYTNYIWMLPIQLSLAVYVLHLNLGAGAWAGLAATLAIMTCNIPLTRLQKRLQSEIMAAKDNRMKATTEVLRSMKILKLQAWDTEYLQKLEALRKEEHNWLWKSVRLTALTTFLFWGSPAFISSITFGTCILMEIPLTAGTVLSALATFRMLQDPIFILPDLLSVFAQGKVSADRVAQYLQEEELKCDAITEVPKNDTDYDVKIDHGAFSWEPETKCPTITDVNLEVNRGMKVAICGVVGSGKSSLLSCILGEMPKLAGTVRVSGRRAYVPQTAWILSGNIRDNILFGNPYDKEKYQKIIHACALTKDLELFANGDLTEIGERGINMSGGQKQRIQIARSMYEDADIYLFDDPFSAVDAHTGGQLFKDCLMGMIKNKTILYVTHQVGFLPAADLILVMQDGKIVQKGTFHDLLQQNIGFEAIVGAHNQATESVINAESSSRILSTESQKLADNDNEFERENHTDDQVRGIINEESAHDVSQGITEKGRLTQDEEREKGGIGKTIYWAYLTAVHGGALAPIIVAAQSFFQIFQVASNYWMAWACPPTSTTTPRVGLGLLFFVYIVLSIGSALCVFGRSMLVSLVGLLTAEKFFKNMLHCLLRAPMSFFDSTPTGRILNRVSNDQSVLDLKMADNLGWCAFSVIQILGTIGVMSQVAWPVFVIFIPVTAICYVFQRYYIPTARELARLSQIQRAPILHHSAESLTGAASIRAYGQKDRFSKANINLVNNHLRPWFHNVSAVEWLCFRLNMLSNFVFAFSLTLLVSLPEGFINPSIAGLAVTYALNLNGQLSSVTWNICNTENKMISVERIMQYSRIPSEAPLIVDDHRPPNSWPKDGTIKIRNLEVRYAEHLPSVLRNISCTIPGRKKVGIVGRTGSGKSTLIQALFRIVEPRQGTIEIDNVDLSKIGLHDLRGRLSIIPQDPTMFEGTVRGNLDPLNEYSDQHIWETLDKCQLGDIVRQSPKKLDSTVVENGENWSVGQRQLFCLGRVLLKRSNVLVLDEATASVDSSTDAIIQQTLREEFGDCTVLTVAHRIHTVIDSDLILVFSEGRIIEYDTPSRLLEDENSEFSRLIKEYSRRSKGF from the exons ATGGAAGGAGGGAGGAGCCAGCTGCActcgcctcttcttcttctccggaggATGCAGGAGATGTTCCTCGCCCACACGGCGGGCTTGCTCCATGGTTCGCCGA ATTCCATTTTATCGCAACACATGCAAGAATGGCCAGAAATATATTCACCTTGTTTTTGGACGAGCACTTTTGTATTGATACAGCTGGTATTTATCACGAGTATCGTGGCTCAGTTTCTGTTCAAGCGAATCAGATCGTGCAGGCAGAGATTGAAGACTGCAACTCCTGAAAACAACAAGCATTCTAATCAGGAACAAAAGAATGCAGACATAAAGCTGGGTGTCTCGTATCAAGCAAGCAAAGTCTGTTGTTTGCTTATATTAGCCACTCATATCCTGAGGATATTCTTTTTGCAGTTACAAGGAAGAATAAGTGGTTGCAAGTACCCACCTTTTGCTCTGGGCGAAGGTTTACACGTGCTATCCTGGATGATATTGTCGCTAGCAGTATTCAATCTAGAGAAGACAAAATCTGCAAAGCATCCACTCATAATTCGGGCATGGTGGATAGCTAGGTTTCTACAGTCAATAATCAGTGTGATATTTGATCTCAGATCCACTTTATCAGATCATGGATATATAGGGTTTGCAGAATTGATGGACCTGTTCACACTTATTATCTGCACTTATCTTTTTGCAATTTCTGCAAGAGGAAAAACAGGAATCACCTTAATAAACAGCAGCACAACAGAGCCACTATTGAGTCCATCTGCAGCACGGCAGAGAGAAACCAAAAGAACAAGTCTGTATGGCAAAGCAAGCGTTCTGGACCTTGTCACGTTCTCCTGGATGACTCCTCTATTTGTTATCGGATATAAGAAACCTCTAGACAAGAATGATGTGCCAGATATTGATGAAAGGGACCATGCCGATTTACTCTCTGATTCATTCAAAAGGATCCTAGCAGATGTTGAAAACAGGCATGGTTTAAGTACTTTATCAATCTATAGAGCAATGTTCCTCTTTATTAGAAAAAAGGCAATAATCAATGCAGTATTTGCAATTCTGTGTGCATGTGCATCCTATGTTGGACCATCACTTATTAATGACTTGGTGAGATTCCTTGGGGGAGAGAGGAAGTATGGACTGCAAAAAGGTTATCTTCTTGCTGTTGCATTTTTAAGTGCCAAAGTTGCAGAGACAATAGCAGAGAGGCAGTGGATTTTTGGAGCTCAAAGGCTCGGGATGCGGCTACGAGCTGCTTTGATATCCCACATCTATCAAAAGGGGCTCCGGTTATCCTGCAGCGCAAGGCAGAAGCATTCCAGTGGAGAGATCATAAACTACATGAGTGTAGACATACAAAGGATAACCGAAGTTATGTGGTACACAAACTACATTTGGATGTTACCCATACAGCTTTCTCTAGCAGTATATGTTCTCCATCTAAACCTAGGTGCTGGAGCATGGGCTGGTTTAGCAGCAACACTGGCAATAATGACTTGCAATATTCCTCTGACCAGATTGCAGAAAAGGTTGCAATCAGAGATCATGGCTGCTAAAGACAACAGAATGAAGGCAACAACGGAAGTACTTAGAAGCATGAAAATACTGAAACTTCAAGCATGGGATACAGAGTACCTTCAAAAGCTAGAAGCTTTGCGAAAGGAGGAGCATAATTGGTTGTGGAAATCTGTGAGGTTGACAGCTTTAACAACATTCTTGTTTTGGGGGTCCCCTGCATTCATATCCTCCATAACATTCGGTACATGTATATTGATGGAGATTCCTCTAACAGCTGGTACTGTTTTGTCTGCTCTGGCAACGTTCCGGATGCTACAAGATCCAATCTTCATACTCCCCGATTTACTTTCGGTGTTTGCTCAGGGGAAAGTTTCGGCAGATCGAGTAGCACAATACCTACAGGAAGAAGAGTTGAAATGTGACGCAATTACAGAAGTACCAAAGAATGACACAGACTATGATGTGAAGATTGATCATGGAGCATTCAGTTGGGAACCTGAGACCAAATGTCCAACTATAACAGATGTAAATTTAGAAGTAAATAGAGGGATGAAAGTAGCGATCTGTGGAGTAGTTGGCTCTGGGAAATCCAGTCTATTATCATGCATACTTGGGGAGATGCCTAAGCTCGCTGGGACTGTGAGGGTCAGTGGGAGAAGAGCATATGTTCCTCAGACTGCCTGGATCCTGTCTGGGAACATCAGAGACAACATTCTGTTTGGAAACCCATATGACAAGGAAAAGTACCAAAAGATAATACATGCTTGTGCATTGACAAAAGATCTTGAACTATTTGCAAATGGCGATTTGACGGAGATTGGAGAAAGAGGAATTAACATGAGTGGTGGACAGAAGCAGAGGATTCAGATTGCAAGGTCAATGTACGAGGACGCAGATATATACCTCTTTGATGATCCTTTCAGTGCAGTAGATGCTCACACTGGAGGACAACTTTTCAAG GATTGCCTCATGGGGATGATTAAAAACAAAACAATATTGTATGTGACACATCAAGTTGGATTTCTTCCAGCCGCAGATCTTATACTA GTGATGCAGGATGGGAAGATTGTGCAGAAAGGAACATTTCATGATCTCCTTCAACAAAACATAGGATTTGAAGCCATAGTCGGAGCCCATAACCAGGCAACTGAGTCTGTCATAAATGCTGAGAGTTCCAGCAGAATTTTGTCAACAGAGAGCCAAAAGTTAGCAGATAATGATAATGAGTTTGAGAGAGAAAACCACACAGATGATCAAGTTCGGGGCATAATTAACGAAGAGTCTGCACATGATGTCTCACAAGGTATCACTGAAAAGGGAAGGCTAACACAAGATGAGGAACGAGAAAAGGGAGGAATTGGCAAGACGATCTACTGGGCATACCTGACGGCTGTTCATGGTGGCGCATTAGCACCGATAATAGTGGCAGCACAGTCATTCTTCCAAATATTCCAGGTAGCAAGCAACTATTGGATGGCATGGGCGTGTCCTCCAACGTCTACAACCACCCCAAGGGTTGGATTAGGCCTTCTTTTCTTCGTATACATAGTGTTATCAATAGGAAGTGCACTATGTGTTTTTGGTCGGTCTATGCTTGTGTCACTTGTTGGCCTGCTAACAGCAGAGAAATTCTTCAAGAATATGCTCCACTGCCTCCTCCGTGCTCCAATGTCCTTCTTTGATTCCACGCCCACTGGCAGGATCCTAAACAGG GTGTCCAATGACCAAAGTGTCTTAGATCTGAAAATGGCAGACAACCTTGGTTGGTGCGCGTTTTCTGTTATACAAATTCTGGGGACCATAGGCGTTATGTCACAAGTTGCGTGGCCAGTTTTTGTTATCTTTATTCCAGTGACAGCAATCTGTTATGTGTTTCAA CGGTACTACATACCAACAGCAAGAGAGCTGGCTCGTCTGTCACAAATTCAAAGGGCTCCAATACTCCATCATTCTGCGGAATCACTTACAGGAGCGGCAAGTATTAGAGCATATGGACAAAAAGACCGCTTCAGCAAAGCAAACATCAATCTTGTTAACAACCACTTACGACCATGGTTCCATAACGTCTCGGCTGTGGAGTGGCTTTGCTTCAGGCTGAACATGCTATCTAACTTTGTCTTTGCCTTTTCTTTGACTCTGCTGGTGAGTCTTCCAGAAGGTTTTATAAATCCAA GCATTGCGGGACTTGCAGTGACTTATGCACTGAACCTCAATGGGCAGTTGTCATCTGTAACCTGGAACATTTGCAACACAGAGAATAAAATGATTTCAGTTGAAAGAATAATGCAGTACTCAAGGATCCCTAGTGAGGCTCCTCTAATAGTTGATGATCACCGCCCCCCAAACAGCTGGCCAAAGGATGGTACTATAAAAATAAGAAACTTGGAG GTTCGATATGCAGAGCATCTCCCCTCTGTTTTAAGAAATATATCATGTACAATTCCAGGACGGAAGAAGGTGGGAATTGTTGGACGTACTGGCAGTGGAAAGTCAACTTTGATTCAAGCGCTTTTCCGGATTGTTGAACCAAGACAAGGGACAATTGAAATTGACAATGTTGATCTCAGCAAAATCGGGTTGCATGATTTACGAGGCAGACTTAGCATTATCCCACAGGATCCAACCATGTTTGAGGGCACAGTGAGAGGAAATCTTGATCCACTAAATGAATATTCCGATCAGCATATATGGGAG acATTGGACAAATGCCAGCTTGGTGACATAGTTCGTCAAAGCCCAAAGAAGCTGGACTCAACAG TTGTCGAAAATGGGGAAAACTGGAGTGTCGGACAGAGGCAGTTGTTTTGCCTGGGAAGGGTTCTGCTGAAGCGAAGCAATGTCCTTGTCCTCGACGAGGCAACTGCGTCAGTTGACTCATCTACGGATGCAATTATACAGCAAACACTCCGCGAGGAGTTTGGGGACTGCACGGTGCTGACAGTAGCACACAGAATTCACACAGTCATCGACAGTGATCTTATTCTCGTCTTCAGCGAAG GAAGAATTATAGAATACGACACGCCGTCGAGATTACTGGAGGACGAAAACTCTGAGTTTTCAAGGCTCATAAAGGAGTATTCACGGAGATCCAAGGGCTTTTAA